TGGTGACGGTCTTGAGCGATTCGGCGGCGGTGTCCTTGGCGCTGCGGCTGTCCGAGGTCGAGATCACCAGCGCGGTGGTCACCCAGATCAGCATGATCAGCACCGCCATGCCGCCGGCCACGAAACCGATGTTCACCCGGCGCCGGGTGCGCCGGGCCAGCCAGCGGTTGGCGAACGCGCCGAACATCAACGTGGCCAGCACCACCAACATCACCGGAGCCGGGATGCGGGTCGAGGCCGTCGTCTCGGCGTCCACCCGCGCCGAGGTCTCCTCATACAGACGTTGCGCCTCGGGCAGGATCTGCGACTGCATCAGCGCCGACGCTTCCGACAGGTACGACGAACCGACCGGGTTGCCGGCCCGGTTGTTGGTGCGTGCGGTCTCCACCAGGCCCGTGTAGACGGCCAGCCGGGCGTTGATCCGGCCGAGCAGCTGGACCAGCGCCTCGTCGGTCAACCCGCTCGACGCGCGGGTGACCGCCACCGAGGCGTCGGTGATGGCCTGCTCATAGCGTTGGCGCACATCTCGCGGCTCGGCCCCGGCGATGAAGGCCGTGGCCGCGGCGGCGTCGGCGACCGAAAGTGTGGTGTAGAGCTGGCCGGCGGCGAACGACAACGGCTCGGTGTGGTCGAGGACCGTGGTCAACGCCTGCTGGCGGTCGTTGATCGTGGTGGACGTCGCGAACGCGCTGGCGATCACGAGCGCCGCCAGGACCAGGCCGATGGTCAGGATGCGGCCGGGGGTGGTCCACAGAAACCACCACCGCGGATGGGCAGGAGTGGTCGGCGACCGGGACGCGAGCGGTTCGGTCGAGGGATGTGCCAACTCCACAGTCACCTGCGCACGGACCTCATTTAGTTTCGGTGCTTACGGCTGCACCAACACTATAAAAAAATTCTAAGAGCGCGGCGCTTAGGCTCGCGGAGAAATTGCGCCCCACCGAAACTGGCGGCGTTCCCTATCCTGTACGGGTGCGTGGCGACGGTGACGGCTGGGTGTTCTCCGACAACGGC
The genomic region above belongs to Mycolicibacterium sp. HK-90 and contains:
- the glnX gene encoding protein kinase G-activating protein GlnX, with amino-acid sequence MTVELAHPSTEPLASRSPTTPAHPRWWFLWTTPGRILTIGLVLAALVIASAFATSTTINDRQQALTTVLDHTEPLSFAAGQLYTTLSVADAAAATAFIAGAEPRDVRQRYEQAITDASVAVTRASSGLTDEALVQLLGRINARLAVYTGLVETARTNNRAGNPVGSSYLSEASALMQSQILPEAQRLYEETSARVDAETTASTRIPAPVMLVVLATLMFGAFANRWLARRTRRRVNIGFVAGGMAVLIMLIWVTTALVISTSDSRSAKDTAAESLKTVTNLAITAQQARADETLALIRRGDENLRKQSYYQRIDAMQQQLAQYLARDTGIDKSDLTGAEQLLTKWRAADDRINAYIAVGNYQAATQVALGTGEGDSTPAFDKLDEALSKGIEQSRSQLRNDIANARRVLSGATVGAALLSVAAALAVALGLWPRLSEYR